DNA sequence from the Armigeres subalbatus isolate Guangzhou_Male chromosome 1, GZ_Asu_2, whole genome shotgun sequence genome:
TCTTCATCGTCGCTGAAGTACGCACTCTTCCTATACTTGACTCGCTTCGCCGCTGCAACTGATGGCGAACTTTCTCCGCGTCGTTCACTGATTCGTTTCCAGCGATCATCATCGTCACTGTCCCAACCGAAATCGACCGTAGAATCTTCCCTTTCGTCGGAAAATCTTTTTCCGACCGAATTTTTATTTCGACCCTTAGTTGCTTTCGGTGGCGATTTATCGCCGAGCACATTCCGAGGACAATTGTAACTCAAATGGCCTTGCTCGCCGCACTCGTAGCAGCGGCTTTTGTCCGGGTATTCACGCCGTTTTGAAAACCCCTCCGCCTTGCCGTTGTCTTTGGCAATACTAGCCTTCAACGTACGACCAAACATCTACAAAATACATATGTTGATgatttgaaaataagaaaaatcttcaaaaacctACCTCAGTATTATTGAGTGAAGTGCAGCACACATCTGCTTCTTTGGCGTtggaaaaaagaacaaaagcTACTCCCCTGCTCCGCCGTGTGTGCTTGTCACGAAGGATAGTAACTCTTTATAGAGGAAACTCATTATATCCAGATACTCTAAAATCCCAATCTAACTCACCTAACGACTTGTCCGTATTTTTCGAATATCTTCCGAACATCAATGTTGGTCAA
Encoded proteins:
- the LOC134220099 gene encoding zinc finger CCHC-type and RNA-binding motif-containing protein 1-like; translation: MSQPSQASTRNTVYTSNLPFDLTNIDVRKIFEKYGQVVRVTILRDKHTRRSRGVAFVLFSNAKEADVCCTSLNNTEMFGRTLKASIAKDNGKAEGFSKRREYPDKSRCYECGEQGHLSYNCPRNVLGDKSPPKATKGRNKNSVGKRFSDEREDSTVDFGWDSDDDDRWKRISERRGESSPSVAAAKRVKYRKSAYFSDDEEVDDD